In the genome of Quercus robur chromosome 3, dhQueRobu3.1, whole genome shotgun sequence, one region contains:
- the LOC126719711 gene encoding LRR receptor-like serine/threonine-protein kinase GSO2 — protein sequence MDFSRNNLSREIPAELTSLTLLNSLNLSWNQLTGKIPKNIGSLRQLETLDLSSKHLLGHIPLSMSSLTFLSHLNLSYNNLSGQIPSTNQFQTFNDPSIYEDFRDLFVGVLNSDDSELADRFTMLSSLPQLVFRFEHWVLPNLPFHKAKFDGALFRDSSSASIAVVVGDFEGNVIRALFERIGLPASVVEVEALACRRAVSFAIEIDKLAKKARYLLLPQFGLEEIPVDVSPFVMQDKFYVKSLIKFQSEKASLKKDLKILQEVFLPGLVKIAASGGEWAVAIKQNFSRPILECSNGSLEHLNLSLNQLIGNVPHSLGYIKRLRNLQLYINTFSSSIPLSIQNLSHLEKLDLNVNMMNITISELIGQLSELRLESAASLKELLASGFKKWTGSTVHVNWFFVVRSFFEAVTVCFH from the exons ATGGATTTTTCAAGAAATAATCTTTCAAGGGAGATCCCAGCAGAACTAACAAGTTTGACATTATTGAATTCCTTGAATTTGTCATGGAATCAGTTAACTGGCAAGATACCGAAGAATATTGGATCTTTGCGCCAATTAGAAACTCTTGACCTCTCAAGCAAACATCTTTTAGGTCACATTCCCCTAAGCATGTCTTCTTTGACTTTTTTGAGCCATTTGAACTTGTCATATAACAACTTGTCTGGACAAATTCCATCAACCAACCAATTTCAAACCTTCAATGATCCGTCTATTTATGAAG ATTTCAGGGATTTATTTGTGGGAGTTTTGAATTCTGATGACTCGGAATTAGCAGATCGATTCACTATG TTATCTAGTTTGCCTCAGCTTGTATTTCGATTTGAGCATTGGGTACTCCCTAACCTGCCTTTTCACAAAGCTAAATTCGATGGAGCTCTCTTTAGAGATTCCTCATCAGCTAGCATTGCAGTTGTTGTTGGAGACTTTGAAGGTAATGTTATCAGAGCTTTGTTTGAACGGATTGGTCTACCTGCATCCGTGGTGGAGGTGGAAGCTCTTGCTTGCAGGAGAGCTGTTTCTTTTGCCATTGAAATTG ATAAATTAGCTAAGAAAGCAAGATATTTGCTTTTGCCCCAGTTTGGGCTTGAGGAAATCCCTGTTGATGTCTCTCCATTTGTAATGCAGGacaaattttatgtcaaatcattaataaaattccA ATCAGAAAAGGCAAGTTTGAAGAAAGACTTAAAGATCCTTCAAGAAGTCTTTCTTCCTGGGTTGGTGAAGATTGCTGCAAGTGGTGGGGAGTGGGCTGTAGCAATCAAACAG AATTTTTCCAGGCCTATTTTGGAATGCAGTAATGGTAGCCTAGAGCATTTAAATTTGAGCTTGAACCAACTCATTGGGAATGTGCCTCATTCTTTAGGGTATATAAAACGTTTGAGAAACCTTCAACTTTACATCAACACATTCTCCAGTTCAATTCCATTATCTATACAAAATTTATCCCATTTGGAGAAACTGGACCTCAATGTCAACATGATGAATATAACCATCTCAGAATTAATTGGACAGCTTTCtgagttgagacttgagagtgcTGCATCTCTAAAGGAATTATTGGCAAG TGGGTTCAAGAAATGGACTGGATCTACTGTCCATGTAAACTGGTTTTTCGTAGTGAGGAGTTTCTTTGAAGCTGTAACGGTGTGTTTCCACTAG